CAGCAATCGCCGTCTCGATTGGATACGTGACACGCTTCTCCACCTCCACGGGGCTCATCGTTGGCACCACAGAGTTGATCTGGACCTGCTTGTTGGTAATGTCTGGTGTGACGTCGATGGGTAGCAGGTTGAGCTGCCAGGCCCCTATCACGGCGACAACTGCTGTCAGAAACAAAACCAGCCAGCGATAGCGGACTGAGCCGCTGAGAATGCTCTCGATCATTCCTCGTCCCCGCCGCCTTTGTTCATCTCGGCCTTAACCAGGAAGGCATTACGGGTGGCCACCTGTTCTCCAGCCTGCACGCCTGACAGAATCTGTGCCGAGCCGCCGCTGCGGGTGCCGACGAGGACAGGCATAGGGCGGAAACCTTCCAGCGTGCGGACGAAAAGGACGTCACGGCCGTCGAGGTTCTGCACCGCGTCTTCCGGCACGGACAGGGCGGCGGCATCAGCAACCGCTGTACGCAGACGCACCTGCACACCCTCGCCCACGACAAGTCGATCTGTCGGCTGTGCTGGTACCACCACCACGGTTGCAACGCGAGCGCTGCCCGTCACGGTTGGCGTCACCGCCTGCACGCGCGCTGACAATGGCGATCCATTGGCCAACAGAATGGTGGCTTCGCTCCCAGCGACGATGCGACTGGTATCTGCAGCCGTCACGGCGGCTTCTACCTGTACGGCGCCAGTTCCGGCTACCCGAAAGAGTTCGGCTTGTGGCGCCACAAATGCACCCAGGGTGACGGACTGGGCGGTGATCTTTCCTGCAATCGGGCTGACCACGGCGACCGAGCGCCCGTCGGACGCAAGGTGAGCGGACTGGGCCACCGTAGCAGCGCGCAGCGCCTCGGCTTGCGCAACATCCAGAGCAGCCTTTGCCGCCTCCATTTCCTGGCGCGGTGTCACGCCTTGCTGAAACAGGCTCGCCTCGCGCTCGTAGGTCTTGCGCGCGAGATCGGCCTTGGCCTGGGCCACTTTCCGCTCCGCTGCCATGCCGGCGGCCTCGGGGCTATCGACCAGGGCGAGTACATCGCCAGCCTTCACGACGTCGCCAAGCCGGCGCTGGACGCGTTGTACGGCGCCGGCCGCACGCGATACGATCACGGCTTCGCTACCGGGCAGCGCAGCAACCGTGGCGGGCGCAAGTATTTCCGTTCCGACGGCGGCGCTCGCCACAGGTTCTACGGCAATGTTTGCGGCGGCAAGATAGGTTGCTGGGATCTTAACCTCCTTCAGACCGGGCTTTACTGGGGCGGATTGTGGCTTCTGTGCTTCCGGGGCCTGTGTAGATGCGGGGGACTTCTCCGACACTGGGAGATGCGCCGCGCCAAAACCTACTGCCGCTGCTACGGCGGCGACCCCTGCGATCATCGGCCAGTTGACCGACCGGCGCTCGTTCTTCATCATCGTGATTCCTCAAAGGCTAGGCGGCCGTCCGCCTGTGCCAGCGCCGCCAGGGCGCGCACGCGCGCCAGGCGCGCATCAATCGTCAGTTGCCGGGCGTCGACGAGCGCTCGCCGCACCGCTAGCAATTCCATCAGTGGCGTCTTGCCGGATTCATAGCCAATGCGCCCCATGCGATAGGCTTCTGCCGCCGCCTGCTCTCCTTCGCTGGCAGCAGCGAGCTGCTTGTCGGCGGTCGCTACCTGAGATATGGCCGATTGGCGCGCCACGTTGGCCTCAAGCCGGACGCTGTCAAGACGCGCCTGGGCGGCTGCAACCCGCTCAACTGCGGCGTTGATGCCGTTCCGATTCTGATCGAACAATGGAATGGAGGCCGTGACCCCAACCACATAGCCACTGGCATTGGTCCAGCCATAGCGGCGAACGCCCGCACTGACGCCAACATCAGGAATCCAGCGCTTCCTCTCGACGTCCACCTGAGCGTCCAGCGCATTGCGTTCCGCTTCGGCCGCCCGCACTGACGGAGACTCGGCAAGTGCTGCCGGGGCATTCGGGACGACGGCCTGGGTCGTCA
The sequence above is a segment of the Cupriavidus sp. EM10 genome. Coding sequences within it:
- the cnrB gene encoding nickel efflux RND transporter periplasmic adaptor subunit CnrB, which produces MMKNERRSVNWPMIAGVAAVAAAVGFGAAHLPVSEKSPASTQAPEAQKPQSAPVKPGLKEVKIPATYLAAANIAVEPVASAAVGTEILAPATVAALPGSEAVIVSRAAGAVQRVQRRLGDVVKAGDVLALVDSPEAAGMAAERKVAQAKADLARKTYEREASLFQQGVTPRQEMEAAKAALDVAQAEALRAATVAQSAHLASDGRSVAVVSPIAGKITAQSVTLGAFVAPQAELFRVAGTGAVQVEAAVTAADTSRIVAGSEATILLANGSPLSARVQAVTPTVTGSARVATVVVVPAQPTDRLVVGEGVQVRLRTAVADAAALSVPEDAVQNLDGRDVLFVRTLEGFRPMPVLVGTRSGGSAQILSGVQAGEQVATRNAFLVKAEMNKGGGDEE